The region aggtctctcaagaactgtttagaagccgccgataaacttaatgaaatctacaagaaaactaatgcgaccctcgatgttatgttggggaaccaactagaaattaagcatacacggactgaaataacgaatattatacagactcccgacagcagaccagaggagcgcaagaatcaagtcaatgatttgaaatgcgaggaagcaaaaaacacccaaccggaaaagcaaaatgaaaaaagaatccaaaaatgggaggatagtgtaaggagcctctgggacagcttcaagcgtaccaacatcagaattataggggtgccagaagatgagagagagcaagatattgaaaacctatttgaagaaataatgacagaaaacttcccccacctggtgaaagaaatggacttacaggtccaagaagcgcggagaaccccaaacaaaaggaatccaaagaggaccacaccaagacacatcataattaaaatgccaagagcaaaagataaagagagaatcttaaaaacagcaagagaaagtaactcagttacctacaagggaatacccatacgactgtcagctgatttctcaacagaaactttgcaggccagaatggagtggcaagaaatattcaaagtgatgaataccaagaacctacaaccaagattactttatccagcaaagctatcattcagaagtgaaggtcagataaagagcttcacagataaggaaaagctaaaggagttcatcaccaccaaaccaggattatatgaaatgctgaaaggtatcctttaagaagaggaagaggaagaaaaaggtaaagatacaaattatgaacaacaaatatgcatctatcaacaagtgaatctaagaatcaagtgaataaataatctgatgaacagaatgaactggtgattataatagaatcagggacatagaaagggaatggactgactatccttgggggggaaaggggtgtgggagatgtgggaagagactggacaaaaatcgtgcacctatggatgaggacagtgggtggggagtgagggcggagggtggggtgggaactgggaggaggggagttatggggggggaagaggaacaaatgtaataatctgaacaataaagatttaatttaaaataaataaataaataaataaataaataaataaataaatgtatatttattgttggaagtattacagatgttcctctcccACCAttcccccccccatcaccccctcctccccactcctcccccaggccttcactaccctattgtctgtgtccatggttatgcatatatgcatataatttcctttttctggacccctcaaagctCAGGCACcgctctgcagagaccacaaatcccctcactGTCATTGGGTTCATTgtctgttaactatcctgcacccacctaagtgaaagaagtatgtgtctatcattttactttttatccaatcccagaggtttctccactttgctttctcccacctccctaatctatcaccaatagatttcatgtaacccacttatgtcttctctttttattgtaatgtatTTCAAAAgatgcaaaactgtcattctatGGAATATAATATCTAACTATTGAGGTTTTGTCATCAGTTTGGCccaataaactcataaaaattctcttatAGGTTTGATCATTTCTTATGTTGACAAGAGCGTAGTCCACCATGAGCCAGCCTCCACAATGCCCAGCCCACTGAGGTGGCCGGAGTGAAGCTGGCCTGGGCCTTCACCTGCTGTCAGGTGCACTGTAAGAGATGACTCATTGCAACAGGGGTGACCCCAGGCAATGgcccctgggatagagcatccAGATCAGATAGCATTATTGTGACACCTGGGCTTACctagggagtgggggaggagagagaggattaTCTTCCAATGACACTGCAGtccctcctgccactgcagctccTCCTCATTCAATTCCTCCGACACCGGAGAGGGAGCAAAAATGCACCTGCCCTGCAGAGCAGTGTAGAGGCCACCATGTCCACCTGGGCAGGGTTGTCCCTGCAGGAGGTGCCCCACTCCAGTCCCTCTAGAAATCTTACCCACGGAAAGGAAGCTAGCTAGAACCTCCAGGGAGAAAGTGCTAGAAAAATGTTGCACACTGTCATGGAGCCTGGACAGTTTGAAGACAGCATCCCCCAACTGGATTGTTGTCCAAAAGCCCCCACGGCCATCCTCCTCGTCATCCTGTGTGGCCCCTCATCCCTGAAGACTGCTTTCCTCTCTCAGCAAGAGCTTGCTTTCCAGAACAGCCCCAGGGAGACACGCCTCAcctctggggcctgggctcctgccttCCAGCCTTTCATTCCACCCACCCCCGGGAGTGGGGTGAGGTGCATGTGTCCTTTGAATTTTCATGAACTCTGCTTAGGCTGCGTGGGCTGTCCAGGCTACAAGGCAGCATGATGCTACATGGATTTCAGAAATGCTCTCATTTAAAACCACCCGTCCCCCCCATGATGCGTCCACTCTCCAAGGAGCACTCACCGTGAAGTCCCTCCTGATGGCAAAGTTCTCGGGCTTGACATCGCAGAGGTGGAGGCGGTGGGAGAAGTCGTTGTCGAAATGTCTCACCAGGTCCAGGAAGCTGAGGGCCATGTCGCTGacggcctgggcctggccccgggAGGCCCCGTCCAGGGGGAAGAGGGCCCCGTGGTGGGGGCTGCCCGCTGCCAGGTACTCCACCGCATAGAAGTGGCCGCAGGAGCCCAGCAGCGGCGGGGCGTGCGGGCTGAGGCCCTGCAGCATGCTGAGCAGCACGAACTCCTCCTGCTGCGCCAGCGACCAcaggctggccagctggccccgccagCGCGCACCCCGGCGCCCCGGCCACAGCGGCCCCAGGCTGCCGGCCGCCACCTCCAGGCCCAGGGCGCTCTTGACCTCCCCCGCCACCAGCAGGAGCAGCTCTGCCTCCGGGAAGCCCTGGCCTCCGTCCTCGGCCTGGTCCTCCACCAGGCCGGGCGGCCGGAAGCTGGAGAAGGCCTCCTCCTTGGACTTGAGGATGACGGGGCGGCCGCGCCAGTCCGCCTGCAGCACCTTCTTGCCCCTCTCGTAGTACAGGCAGCGCCGGTACCGCAGCCTCCCTGCCACGCACAGGTCCTCGCAGAGGTCGCCCGCCAGCGCCCCGCCCTGGTAGTCCCGGCACTGGAAAGAAGGGACAGCAGGTCACAAGGTGGTGgtggctggagggggcaggacacGGGCCCAGGTTGGTCCCTGCGCTTGGAGGGCTTCTCATCAGCCCTTGAGGGGAACCTCATGAGCCCTGCAGGGTCTTTGGAAAGTCAGTGCATAATTAAATAAAAGACTTCAAAGCGCCTCATATTTATGTTTCTCAGTCGGGCCCAGGGGTAGGGTCTCAAAATCAAAACACCCAGAGCCCAGAAGTTGGTCTCCCACCGTCCAGCTGTGGTGACCCCGCCAGTACTACACTGCAGTCATCCCTAAGAAGACAGTCCAGCCAGAACTTGCTAGAGCAATGGCCTCAGATAAGGCCCACCTGCCTCGGGCACACCTGGCCAGCTCCCAGTTTACAATGCCACTTTCTGAGCTCAGTCCAGCTGTATGAGAGCGGAGCCTCCATCCAACTACAGGTACCAGGCTCCAGAGTTCACAGAACAGTGGTGGCTGCCTTTGAAACTCATCCATGACAGCGGAGTATGACATGGGCAAGGTACGTATGGGAAGTGTGGTTTAGGAAAACGGGGTTTGTCCCTGGGCTCTGCCCCTCACTAGGTgtggagcatgttttcaaatcT is a window of Myotis daubentonii chromosome 8, mMyoDau2.1, whole genome shotgun sequence DNA encoding:
- the DIPK1C gene encoding divergent protein kinase domain 1C, which translates into the protein MAQTAGARGPPGQCGRCGRRWRCGRRALVACVAWTVVWVLAAALLLRAHPGVLSERCTDEKSRRILAALCRDYQGGALAGDLCEDLCVAGRLRYRRCLYYERGKKVLQADWRGRPVILKSKEEAFSSFRPPGLVEDQAEDGGQGFPEAELLLLVAGEVKSALGLEVAAGSLGPLWPGRRGARWRGQLASLWSLAQQEEFVLLSMLQGLSPHAPPLLGSCGHFYAVEYLAAGSPHHGALFPLDGASRGQAQAVSDMALSFLDLVRHFDNDFSHRLHLCDVKPENFAIRRDFTVVAIDVDMAFFEPKMREILEQNCTGDEDCNFFDCFSKCDLRVNKCGAQRVNSNLQVVCDKIFRHWFSSTLQSSAISFQLQRQLREAVQECADPGGPQRAAPTMFWRLQHLLQAALRELREAEK